The Streptomyces camelliae genome window below encodes:
- a CDS encoding serine/threonine protein kinase → MHATGGATGIAPKSRRKVGPYTLITALDDPHTKVPVPERRYIARTFDGQHTVLLSLPQPGRDPQSFLAEVEASRYLLGPCAAPATAVAGPGEPAWYAVPYIPVLPLPTALAVHGGPLPEHSVRALGAALADTLAILHGQGLTFAGVSPAAILLAADGPRLSCYGAVRAAAPDGTARSGLPGLETGSLPPEQASGGRPRPLGDVYALGATLAYAATGYTMPEREEIPAALRAVIGRCLSRDPEVRPQLAEIITELRADAVSVGASGWLPGRVIAALAHQSAAVLSAEIPVEAPPTAPTSPVPHPHPN, encoded by the coding sequence ATGCACGCCACAGGTGGGGCGACGGGCATTGCCCCCAAGTCGCGGCGAAAGGTGGGCCCGTACACCCTGATCACCGCGCTGGACGACCCCCACACCAAGGTCCCCGTCCCCGAGCGGCGCTACATCGCCCGCACCTTCGACGGACAGCACACCGTTCTTCTCTCCCTCCCGCAGCCCGGCCGCGACCCTCAGAGCTTCCTGGCGGAGGTCGAAGCCTCCCGCTACCTCCTGGGTCCCTGCGCCGCCCCGGCCACCGCCGTCGCCGGTCCGGGCGAGCCCGCCTGGTACGCCGTGCCGTACATCCCCGTCCTGCCCCTCCCCACCGCCCTCGCCGTACACGGCGGCCCGCTGCCCGAGCATTCCGTACGTGCGCTGGGCGCGGCCCTCGCCGACACGCTGGCCATCCTCCACGGGCAGGGGCTGACCTTCGCCGGTGTGTCACCGGCGGCCATACTCCTCGCCGCCGACGGGCCCCGGCTCTCCTGCTACGGCGCGGTGCGCGCGGCCGCGCCGGACGGTACGGCGCGTTCGGGGCTGCCGGGGCTGGAGACGGGGAGTCTGCCGCCGGAGCAGGCGTCCGGGGGGCGCCCGCGGCCCCTCGGCGATGTGTACGCCCTCGGGGCTACGCTCGCCTACGCCGCCACCGGCTACACAATGCCGGAGCGGGAGGAGATCCCGGCCGCGCTCCGTGCGGTCATCGGTCGGTGTCTGTCGCGTGATCCCGAAGTTCGGCCTCAACTCGCCGAAATTATCACCGAGTTGAGGGCAGACGCCGTCTCGGTCGGGGCGTCCGGCTGGCTTCCCGGCCGGGTGATCGCCGCCCTCGCCCATCAGTCGGCCGCCGTCCTCAGCGCGGAGATCCCCGTCGAGGCACCGCCCACAGCCCCAACCAGCCCCGTCCCTCACCCTCACCCGAACTGA
- a CDS encoding WXG100 family type VII secretion target — MMANNSGELEVTYGSLDDTATQLANHARQLEESLEAIKQKVAGVASMWEGEAHTAYTEHQAAWDREAQGIHEALQQIGKVVHAAGGDYQGGDRKAASYFM; from the coding sequence ATCATGGCAAACAACAGCGGCGAGCTTGAGGTAACTTACGGCAGCCTCGACGACACGGCGACCCAGCTCGCGAACCACGCGCGGCAGCTTGAGGAGAGCCTCGAAGCCATCAAGCAGAAGGTCGCCGGCGTCGCGAGCATGTGGGAGGGCGAGGCCCACACCGCGTACACCGAGCATCAGGCCGCCTGGGACCGTGAGGCCCAGGGCATCCACGAGGCCCTGCAGCAGATCGGCAAGGTCGTGCACGCTGCCGGCGGTGACTACCAGGGCGGCGACCGGAAGGCCGCCAGCTACTTCATGTAG
- a CDS encoding WXG100 family type VII secretion target: protein MASGRQKVSDKDILALEKELAHRFEGIKGQLKQLQGIIDSMEGHWKGIGAGAFNAKQTEINERMVRIGNILAKFIEAMSQTRKIKDGTEDEVRSQVQSIDVNYGGSHSALSSY from the coding sequence ATGGCTTCAGGGCGTCAGAAGGTAAGTGACAAGGACATTCTCGCCCTCGAAAAGGAGCTGGCGCACCGCTTCGAGGGCATCAAGGGCCAGCTCAAGCAGCTGCAGGGGATCATCGACAGCATGGAAGGGCACTGGAAGGGCATCGGTGCCGGCGCGTTCAACGCCAAGCAGACCGAGATCAACGAGCGTATGGTCCGGATCGGCAACATCCTCGCCAAGTTCATCGAGGCCATGAGCCAGACCCGGAAGATCAAGGACGGCACCGAAGACGAGGTCCGTTCGCAGGTCCAGAGCATCGACGTCAACTACGGCGGCTCGCACTCGGCCCTGTCCAGCTACTGA
- a CDS encoding S8 family serine peptidase has translation MSVVCSALGALTIVSTSLAPAAAAVDIRSKQWYLSAMQADEMWKTSTGKGVKVAVIDSGVNPDTPALKGQVLVNEVQKSVSYHVTQDYAGHGTSMAEIIAGTGADNSVKGLAFGAKIIPYRIALDELKDKQERQNTATSAEAIRAAADSDAKIINMSFGSEYYDADEEAAIKYAASKGKLLFAAVGNSGLKKNEIEYPAFYPYVNAISASDQSGTVAKFSEHGKYVDFAAPGVDIPGWCDNTFKEYCSNEGTSAASAIASASAALVWSAHPNWTANQVLRVLYDTASRKWPKDERSLYLGFGLLRPRKVLDDPNINPGPANVDPFAAENATGEDASASPTPSASSGQSTKDADSASGPTSAAAKDSNSGSSTTTWVIVGAAAAVLVIGGAGFAVLRARRNA, from the coding sequence ATGTCCGTCGTGTGCTCCGCGCTGGGCGCGTTGACCATTGTGTCCACGTCCCTGGCTCCTGCTGCCGCGGCCGTGGACATCCGGTCGAAGCAGTGGTATCTGAGCGCGATGCAGGCCGACGAGATGTGGAAGACGAGCACTGGTAAGGGGGTGAAGGTCGCGGTCATCGATTCCGGAGTCAATCCGGACACCCCCGCCTTGAAAGGGCAGGTGCTCGTCAACGAGGTGCAGAAGTCTGTCTCGTATCACGTCACACAGGACTACGCGGGCCATGGCACATCCATGGCTGAAATCATTGCAGGTACGGGTGCGGACAACAGTGTTAAGGGGCTTGCCTTCGGTGCAAAGATCATCCCCTATCGCATCGCGCTCGACGAGCTGAAGGACAAGCAGGAGAGGCAAAACACTGCCACGTCGGCTGAAGCTATCAGGGCTGCCGCCGACAGCGACGCCAAGATCATCAATATGTCGTTCGGTAGTGAGTACTACGATGCGGATGAGGAGGCGGCCATCAAGTACGCCGCGTCCAAGGGGAAGCTCCTGTTCGCCGCCGTCGGAAACTCGGGGCTGAAGAAGAACGAGATCGAATATCCGGCCTTCTATCCGTACGTCAACGCAATCTCCGCGTCAGATCAGTCCGGCACCGTTGCCAAGTTCTCGGAGCACGGCAAGTACGTCGACTTTGCGGCACCCGGAGTCGACATACCCGGCTGGTGCGACAACACGTTCAAGGAGTACTGCAGCAACGAAGGCACCAGCGCCGCCTCCGCCATCGCCTCTGCCTCCGCCGCCCTCGTCTGGTCCGCACACCCCAACTGGACCGCCAACCAGGTGCTCCGGGTGTTGTACGACACGGCCAGCCGCAAGTGGCCGAAGGATGAGCGGAGTCTTTATCTCGGCTTCGGTCTCCTGCGTCCGCGTAAGGTCCTCGACGATCCGAACATCAACCCAGGCCCGGCCAACGTGGACCCCTTCGCCGCCGAGAACGCCACAGGCGAGGACGCCTCGGCCAGCCCGACCCCTTCGGCTTCCTCCGGTCAGTCCACAAAGGACGCCGACTCCGCCAGCGGCCCCACCTCCGCCGCCGCAAAGGACTCCAACTCCGGCAGCAGCACGACCACCTGGGTGATCGTCGGCGCCGCAGCAGCCGTACTAGTCATCGGAGGCGCCGGTTTCGCCGTGCTGCGTGCGCGGCGTAACGCCTGA